In Edaphobacter bradus, the following are encoded in one genomic region:
- a CDS encoding YraN family protein, producing MSWVSLQARMLRGIDGLTTRLRGPSGPPHLVAGELGEREALFHLRGLGYTVVAQRWRTPKLRGDVDLIAWDGEWLCFIEVKARSSRVVAPAEAAVDEEKQRMLRRMARAYLRGLPEAVRREVAVRFDVVSVYFEPGGNEFEVNKGAFRWA from the coding sequence ATGAGTTGGGTCAGTCTGCAGGCGAGGATGTTGCGCGGGATCGACGGGCTGACTACGCGGCTGCGCGGGCCATCGGGCCCACCGCACCTGGTCGCTGGAGAGCTCGGGGAGCGGGAGGCGCTGTTTCATCTCCGTGGGCTGGGGTACACGGTCGTGGCGCAGCGGTGGAGGACGCCGAAGCTGCGCGGCGACGTCGACCTGATCGCGTGGGATGGGGAGTGGCTCTGCTTTATCGAAGTCAAGGCGCGAAGCTCTCGGGTAGTGGCGCCTGCCGAGGCCGCAGTGGATGAGGAGAAGCAGAGGATGCTGCGCAGGATGGCGCGCGCGTATCTGCGAGGGCTTCCGGAGGCGGTGCGGCGCGAGGTTGCGGTGAGGTTCGATGTGGTTTCGGTCTACTTCGAGCCCGGGGGCAACGAGTTTGAGGTCAACAAAGGAGCGTTCCGATGGGCTTGA
- a CDS encoding GlxA family transcriptional regulator — MAGSQARTVPVFVVMPEPALLLDVAGPLEVLRVANRQLGATRFDVRYVGPAVSVMTSIGIALSGIEPLPKELADGAMVVLSGGVDYVMAREGQPPTTKDSGGVEAIVAWLGRVVRPGHKVVSICSGALLAARAGLLDGCQCTTHHECCGELATLASTARVVENRLYVEDGERYTSAGVTAGIDLMLHIVSQMEGHALAAEIARYLVVYLRRSGADPQLSPWLEGRNHIHPAVHRVQDAIAADPAKSWTLRSLARVAGASSRHLTRLFQEHAGMSITDYKNSLRVALAREMLSQTSLDMERVAERAGFGSTRQLRRAWRRLYETAPREARSGMIS; from the coding sequence ATGGCCGGCTCGCAGGCCAGGACGGTGCCGGTGTTTGTGGTGATGCCCGAGCCTGCGCTGTTGCTGGATGTGGCGGGTCCTCTGGAGGTGTTGCGCGTTGCCAACCGGCAGCTCGGGGCCACGCGTTTCGATGTGCGATATGTGGGACCGGCCGTGTCGGTGATGACGTCGATCGGAATCGCACTCAGCGGGATCGAGCCGCTACCGAAGGAGCTGGCGGACGGCGCGATGGTGGTGCTCTCGGGTGGTGTGGACTATGTCATGGCGCGAGAGGGACAGCCTCCGACGACGAAGGACAGCGGAGGAGTCGAGGCGATTGTTGCCTGGCTGGGTAGAGTGGTTCGGCCCGGCCACAAGGTGGTGTCTATCTGCTCGGGTGCGCTGCTGGCTGCGCGTGCGGGGTTGCTGGACGGCTGCCAGTGCACGACGCACCATGAGTGTTGCGGGGAGCTGGCGACGCTGGCTTCGACGGCCCGCGTGGTGGAGAACCGCCTGTATGTGGAGGACGGCGAGCGCTACACGAGCGCCGGCGTGACGGCGGGGATCGACCTGATGCTGCACATCGTGAGCCAGATGGAGGGGCACGCTCTGGCGGCTGAGATTGCGCGGTACCTTGTGGTGTATCTGCGGAGGAGTGGGGCGGACCCTCAGCTCTCACCTTGGCTGGAGGGGCGGAACCATATCCATCCCGCGGTGCACCGGGTGCAGGATGCGATTGCGGCCGATCCTGCGAAAAGCTGGACATTGCGCAGCCTCGCGCGAGTGGCAGGTGCGAGCAGCCGGCATCTGACGCGGCTCTTTCAAGAGCACGCGGGAATGAGCATCACCGACTACAAGAACAGCCTGCGGGTGGCGCTGGCCCGGGAGATGCTGAGCCAGACGAGTCTCGATATGGAGCGCGTGGCTGAACGCGCCGGATTCGGATCGACACGGCAACTACGGCGCGCGTGGAGGAGGCTGTACGAAACCGCCCCGCGAGAGGCGCGGAGTGGGATGATCAGCTAA
- a CDS encoding cysteine hydrolase family protein, producing MFDSETALLVVDAQESFRHRPYWTDRDEPAFVKRLQALIDGARERGIPVVQIFHVEETGAFSLESGNVRVFAGISISPDAVFHKRSHSALIGSGLDVWLVQHGIRRLIVSGIRTEQCCETTTRHASDSGYEVDYVTEATLTFPMTDRKGRVWSPEELKERTELVLEDRFAHVVTVESALERAAGAVAV from the coding sequence ATGTTCGATTCAGAGACGGCGCTGCTGGTAGTGGATGCGCAGGAGTCTTTTCGTCATCGCCCCTACTGGACTGACAGGGACGAGCCGGCGTTCGTGAAACGCCTCCAAGCATTGATCGACGGAGCCAGGGAGCGGGGGATTCCGGTCGTGCAGATCTTCCACGTGGAGGAGACGGGGGCGTTCTCGCTGGAATCGGGGAACGTAAGAGTATTTGCGGGGATCTCGATCTCGCCGGATGCGGTTTTTCATAAGCGCAGCCACAGCGCTCTGATCGGCAGCGGACTGGATGTGTGGCTTGTGCAACATGGGATTCGGAGGCTGATTGTGTCCGGCATCAGGACGGAGCAGTGCTGCGAGACGACGACACGTCACGCATCCGACAGCGGCTACGAGGTGGACTACGTGACGGAGGCGACGCTGACCTTCCCGATGACCGATCGTAAGGGGCGGGTGTGGAGTCCTGAGGAACTCAAGGAGCGGACAGAGCTGGTGCTGGAAGACCGGTTCGCCCACGTCGTAACCGTGGAATCTGCGTTGGAGCGTGCAGCGGGCGCGGTGGCGGTCTGA
- a CDS encoding CTP synthase encodes MSAKYIFVTGGVVSSLGKGLAAASIGCLLEARGLRVNLMKFDPYLNVDPGTMSPFQHGEVFVTDDGAETDLDLGHYERFTHAHLSRDNNLTTGRLYEQIITKERRGDYLGKTVQVIPHVTNEIKNAMRKVAQDCDVAIVEIGGTVGDIESLPFLEAIRQMRQDLGRDNTVFVHVTLIPWIAAAQELKTKPTQHSVKEMLSIGIQPDILLCRTDRAVPREMRSKIALFCNVEEQAVIAARDVPSIYEVPLNFAQEGVDTLALKYLRLEAPAPDLSKWQDIVFRAYNPKDEVSIAIVGKYVEYEDSYKSLKEALVHGALAHNLKLRVTWIEAEGLETTNEAGRPTNDYVSQIQGFDGILVPGGFGKRGIEGMLNAIRYARETGTPYFGICLGMQTACIEFARNVCGLKDANSSEFDPATPHRVIYKLRELTGVEEMGGTMRLGAWPCVLEPGSLAAQAYGTTEISERHRHRYEFNREYEAVLTGGGLRLTGTTPDATYVEIVEIPGHPFFLGCQFHPEFKSKPLEPHPIFRDFVAASYRNRLAQATPLTTQQEQSPAFGN; translated from the coding sequence ATGTCTGCAAAGTACATCTTCGTAACGGGCGGTGTTGTGTCTTCGTTAGGAAAAGGTCTCGCGGCGGCCTCCATCGGCTGCCTGCTCGAGGCGCGCGGACTCCGCGTCAACCTGATGAAGTTCGACCCGTACCTGAACGTCGATCCTGGAACCATGTCGCCCTTCCAGCACGGCGAGGTCTTCGTCACCGACGACGGCGCCGAGACCGACCTCGACCTCGGCCACTACGAGCGCTTCACCCACGCCCACCTCTCGCGCGACAACAATCTCACCACCGGCCGCCTCTACGAACAGATCATCACCAAGGAGCGCCGCGGCGACTATCTCGGCAAGACCGTACAGGTCATCCCCCACGTCACCAACGAGATCAAAAACGCCATGCGCAAGGTCGCGCAGGACTGCGACGTCGCCATCGTCGAGATCGGCGGAACCGTCGGAGACATCGAATCGCTCCCCTTCCTCGAAGCCATCCGCCAGATGCGCCAGGACCTCGGCCGCGATAACACCGTCTTCGTCCACGTCACCCTCATCCCCTGGATCGCCGCCGCGCAGGAGCTCAAAACGAAGCCCACGCAGCACTCCGTCAAGGAGATGCTCTCCATCGGAATCCAGCCCGACATCCTTCTCTGCCGCACCGACCGCGCCGTCCCTCGCGAGATGCGCTCCAAGATCGCCCTCTTCTGCAACGTCGAGGAGCAGGCCGTCATCGCTGCCCGCGACGTCCCCAGCATCTACGAAGTCCCACTGAACTTCGCGCAGGAGGGAGTCGACACCCTCGCTCTCAAGTACCTCCGCCTCGAAGCTCCCGCCCCCGACCTCTCCAAGTGGCAGGACATCGTCTTCCGCGCCTACAACCCCAAGGACGAGGTCTCCATCGCCATCGTCGGCAAGTACGTCGAGTACGAGGACAGCTACAAGTCCCTCAAGGAAGCCCTCGTCCACGGCGCGCTCGCTCACAACCTCAAGCTTCGAGTCACCTGGATCGAAGCCGAAGGCCTGGAAACCACCAACGAAGCCGGCCGCCCGACCAACGACTACGTCAGCCAGATTCAGGGCTTCGACGGAATCCTCGTCCCCGGAGGCTTCGGCAAGCGCGGAATCGAGGGCATGCTCAACGCCATCCGCTACGCCCGCGAGACCGGAACCCCCTACTTCGGAATCTGCCTCGGAATGCAGACCGCATGCATCGAGTTCGCCCGCAACGTCTGCGGCCTCAAGGACGCCAACTCCTCCGAGTTCGATCCCGCCACGCCGCACCGCGTCATCTATAAGCTCCGCGAGCTAACCGGCGTCGAAGAGATGGGCGGCACCATGCGCCTCGGAGCCTGGCCCTGCGTCCTCGAGCCCGGATCACTGGCCGCCCAGGCCTACGGAACCACCGAGATCTCCGAACGCCACCGCCACCGTTACGAGTTCAACCGCGAGTACGAGGCCGTCCTCACCGGCGGCGGCCTCCGCCTCACTGGGACCACTCCCGACGCCACCTACGTCGAGATCGTCGAGATCCCCGGCCACCCCTTCTTCCTCGGCTGCCAGTTCCACCCCGAGTTCAAGTCCAAGCCGCTCGAGCCCCACCCCATCTTCCGCGACTTCGTCGCCGCCAGCTATCGCAACCGCCTCGCTCAGGCGACCCCCCTTACAACCCAGCAGGAGCAGTCCCCCGCCTTCGGCAACTAG
- a CDS encoding FMN-dependent NADH-azoreductase produces the protein MPTLLRVDSSPMFQNSVSRQLTEEFVQRWKALHPDARVISRDLNQTQLVPVTAQWVLAAYTPEERRSPEHKQILELSDTLIAELEAADEYVIGVPMHNFSIPSTAKLWIDLIARVGKTFTYAEGKPKGLLERKKATFLVASGQKYDAGSPFAALNFIEPYLRAVSAFLGVTQTIFINAGGTASLRSAGADRAAFLQPFVEAVSTQVV, from the coding sequence ATGCCAACTTTGTTACGTGTAGATTCCAGCCCGATGTTTCAAAACTCGGTTTCGCGTCAGCTAACTGAAGAGTTCGTACAGAGATGGAAGGCTCTCCATCCGGACGCAAGGGTGATTTCCAGGGATCTGAACCAAACTCAACTTGTGCCCGTGACCGCGCAATGGGTGTTGGCCGCTTATACGCCGGAAGAACGTCGCAGCCCGGAGCATAAGCAGATCCTCGAACTGTCGGACACGTTGATCGCGGAACTCGAAGCAGCAGATGAATACGTGATTGGTGTGCCCATGCACAACTTCAGCATTCCTTCCACAGCGAAGCTCTGGATCGATCTAATTGCCCGCGTGGGCAAGACATTCACTTACGCTGAAGGAAAGCCGAAAGGCTTGCTGGAGCGTAAAAAGGCGACATTCCTCGTCGCTTCCGGCCAGAAATACGATGCGGGAAGCCCGTTTGCCGCATTGAACTTCATCGAACCTTATCTCCGCGCAGTCTCCGCATTCCTTGGCGTTACGCAGACCATCTTCATTAATGCTGGTGGAACTGCGAGTCTTCGATCCGCGGGCGCCGATCGCGCGGCGTTCCTGCAACCCTTCGTCGAAGCTGTTTCCACGCAAGTGGTCTAA
- a CDS encoding enoyl-CoA hydratase/isomerase family protein: MSVAYFEVPEEEDLKSVRFERQGPIGRIVLANPPHNLIDSQFSEYLRQAVHDASESDIRVLVVQSEGPNFSFGSDLREWTHRDVNRFRTFIAEINLSLRAIEALKVPTIAAVQGVTFACGFELALTCDLIVAAENTVFRSVEVIAGMVPAAGGLPRLAERVGWGRASRMVMLAEPIPAPVAGQLGIATHVVPEAELAQTVEELAQKLAIGPTKSYAATRILLKAWTFGGIPAADAMMLEVVTNLFDTEDCTRGIQNRAESIERGVPPTEIIFNNR, from the coding sequence ATGTCAGTTGCATACTTTGAAGTACCGGAAGAAGAAGATTTGAAAAGCGTTCGCTTCGAACGCCAGGGCCCAATTGGACGCATAGTCCTCGCGAACCCGCCCCATAACCTCATCGATAGCCAATTTTCGGAATATCTACGGCAGGCGGTCCATGACGCGAGCGAAAGTGACATCCGTGTTCTGGTGGTCCAGTCGGAAGGACCCAACTTCAGCTTCGGCTCCGACCTGCGGGAGTGGACCCATAGGGATGTGAATCGGTTCCGCACCTTTATCGCGGAAATCAATCTTTCCCTCCGCGCGATCGAAGCTTTAAAGGTACCGACCATCGCGGCTGTCCAGGGTGTCACGTTTGCCTGCGGCTTCGAGCTTGCCCTCACCTGCGATCTCATCGTTGCGGCGGAGAACACCGTCTTTCGCAGCGTCGAGGTGATTGCGGGAATGGTGCCGGCCGCAGGAGGGCTGCCGCGTCTGGCTGAGCGGGTCGGTTGGGGACGGGCGTCGCGCATGGTGATGCTCGCAGAACCCATTCCAGCTCCAGTGGCCGGCCAACTTGGGATCGCGACACATGTGGTCCCGGAAGCCGAACTTGCCCAGACAGTCGAAGAGTTGGCACAGAAACTGGCGATCGGGCCAACGAAGTCCTACGCGGCGACTCGCATACTGCTCAAGGCCTGGACGTTTGGCGGTATCCCGGCGGCCGACGCCATGATGCTCGAAGTTGTCACGAATCTCTTCGATACCGAGGATTGCACCCGAGGTATCCAGAATAGGGCAGAGTCCATAGAGCGCGGCGTCCCGCCGACGGAAATCATCTTCAACAATCGGTGA
- a CDS encoding LysR substrate-binding domain-containing protein → MVELRHVRYFVAVAEALSFRQASKRLRVSQPSLSVQIKQLEDELGVSLFRRSKRRVEITRAGEVFLSAAREILLRLQQASAAALHAESGELGTIRLGFVPTASFHILPRLLEKIRSTLPLVNVELREGSEDLQITGLRTGTLDVCVGHLSRTYDQIENILLIREPLVLALPKGHRAARKRVVGIGDLEGELFIMPSKDVLPGPHQMIATALLKHHISLDRYQLAEHFQTGVNLTRAGVGIMFLPASAKDFVPDAVVLRTPGFSIGPLDTFALWSRGNVDPLVHRVLSVLKEVGNELLGQAHRSAQGRAGVSTRLFR, encoded by the coding sequence ATGGTGGAACTCAGACATGTGCGGTACTTCGTCGCAGTTGCCGAGGCCTTGAGCTTTCGGCAGGCAAGCAAACGATTACGTGTTTCCCAACCTTCGCTAAGCGTCCAGATCAAACAACTGGAAGATGAGCTTGGGGTTTCCCTTTTTCGGCGATCAAAGCGGCGAGTGGAAATCACCCGTGCCGGCGAAGTCTTCTTGTCTGCGGCACGAGAAATCCTGCTGAGACTTCAGCAAGCATCGGCAGCGGCACTTCATGCCGAGAGTGGTGAGTTGGGAACAATCCGGCTCGGCTTCGTTCCGACTGCGAGCTTCCATATTCTTCCCCGGCTTCTCGAGAAGATCAGAAGCACTCTTCCTCTCGTCAATGTGGAGCTTAGAGAAGGGTCTGAAGACCTCCAAATCACCGGATTACGTACAGGAACCCTTGATGTCTGCGTTGGTCACTTGAGCCGTACCTACGACCAGATCGAGAACATATTGCTGATTCGGGAGCCGCTTGTTCTGGCCCTCCCGAAAGGGCACAGAGCAGCCCGCAAGAGGGTTGTGGGCATAGGAGACCTTGAAGGCGAGCTCTTCATTATGCCATCGAAGGACGTATTGCCAGGTCCGCATCAAATGATCGCGACGGCACTTCTGAAACACCACATATCGCTGGACAGATATCAATTGGCGGAACATTTTCAAACCGGGGTCAACCTCACAAGGGCCGGAGTGGGAATTATGTTTCTTCCAGCTTCTGCAAAAGACTTTGTTCCCGATGCGGTCGTGTTACGAACTCCAGGTTTTTCTATTGGACCGCTGGACACGTTTGCTCTATGGTCGCGTGGCAATGTAGATCCCCTTGTTCACCGCGTCCTCAGCGTTCTCAAGGAAGTCGGGAACGAGTTGTTAGGACAGGCGCATCGTTCGGCACAAGGCCGTGCCGGCGTTTCTACGCGCCTATTCCGCTGA
- a CDS encoding DUF4230 domain-containing protein — MARQYHYGERYRYDERSSGSFFAYLLALILGAAAMGVFIRHATTGFLARVSDKITGRATTYETSVPAVVQKIQRLNRLETVVYSIDTVVEGAKSSPVLPDLLAGDRILLVVHGQSIAGIDLSQLKPEDVRITEDNGSRTIHVTLPASQLFVTTIDNQHTRVYARSTGLLVPVDQNLESDTRAKAQQQLQQAALSDGILDAARKNARATVTTLLYSLGFNQVDVN; from the coding sequence ATGGCCCGGCAATACCACTACGGCGAAAGATACAGATACGACGAAAGGTCTTCTGGCTCGTTCTTCGCCTATCTGCTGGCCTTGATCCTCGGCGCAGCGGCGATGGGAGTCTTCATCCGCCACGCGACCACCGGCTTCCTCGCCCGCGTCTCCGACAAGATCACTGGCCGTGCGACTACCTACGAGACCTCAGTTCCCGCCGTCGTCCAGAAGATCCAGCGTCTCAACCGCCTCGAAACCGTCGTCTACTCGATCGACACTGTCGTCGAGGGCGCAAAGTCCAGCCCGGTCCTCCCCGATCTCCTCGCCGGCGACCGCATCCTGCTCGTCGTCCACGGCCAGTCCATCGCCGGAATCGATCTCTCGCAGCTCAAGCCCGAAGACGTCCGCATCACTGAAGACAACGGCAGCCGGACCATCCACGTCACGCTGCCCGCCTCGCAGCTCTTCGTCACGACCATCGACAACCAGCACACCCGCGTCTACGCCCGCTCCACCGGCCTGCTGGTTCCCGTCGATCAGAACCTCGAGTCCGACACCCGCGCCAAGGCCCAGCAGCAGCTCCAGCAGGCCGCGCTCTCCGACGGCATCCTCGACGCCGCCCGCAAGAACGCCCGCGCCACCGTCACGACGCTGCTCTACAGCCTCGGCTTCAATCAGGTCGACGTCAATTAG
- a CDS encoding FkbM family methyltransferase has translation MTTAIEKLTSTPVGKLLYKTVQPFVHGARHLAHPGIPNEQTITKVAYRGRTISIRHRRWSASDVLAIQQCFEKQQYDMPAGAHGEQIQRVYRQIIASGRKPLIIDCGANIGASITWFAARYPEAHIVGIEPAPDNFEFLQLNCAGLDVDLRQAGIGPEDGHAYIGGSGGEMGYCITDSGIPVDIVSIGTLLASKPESQYAPFLLKLDIEGSEKSLFAGDCTSINHFPLIILEPHDWAFPGQLCSRGFFRFHVAAGRDFCMNEENVGSIALEGPLSDPGFADAAAADNEAAGRSR, from the coding sequence ATGACGACTGCAATTGAAAAACTTACTTCTACCCCCGTAGGTAAGCTCCTCTACAAGACGGTGCAGCCGTTTGTTCACGGAGCCCGCCATCTCGCCCATCCTGGCATCCCCAACGAACAAACCATTACCAAAGTCGCCTATCGGGGCCGGACTATCTCGATCCGCCATCGGCGCTGGAGCGCAAGCGACGTCCTCGCAATTCAGCAGTGCTTCGAAAAGCAGCAGTACGACATGCCCGCCGGCGCGCACGGAGAGCAGATACAACGCGTCTACCGACAGATCATCGCCTCCGGACGCAAGCCGCTCATCATCGACTGCGGCGCCAACATCGGCGCCAGCATCACCTGGTTCGCCGCGCGCTATCCTGAGGCCCACATTGTCGGAATCGAACCCGCGCCCGACAACTTTGAGTTTCTGCAACTCAACTGCGCCGGCCTCGATGTTGATCTCAGGCAGGCCGGAATCGGCCCAGAAGACGGTCACGCCTATATCGGCGGCAGCGGAGGCGAAATGGGCTATTGCATCACCGACAGTGGAATACCGGTCGATATCGTGTCGATCGGTACTCTGCTTGCCTCCAAGCCAGAGTCGCAATATGCGCCATTCCTCCTCAAACTTGATATCGAGGGCTCTGAAAAATCACTCTTCGCCGGCGACTGCACCAGCATCAACCACTTCCCCCTCATCATCCTGGAGCCGCACGACTGGGCGTTCCCCGGACAGCTCTGTTCCCGCGGATTCTTTCGCTTTCACGTCGCTGCCGGACGCGATTTTTGCATGAATGAGGAAAACGTAGGTTCCATCGCTCTCGAGGGACCTCTCAGCGACCCTGGCTTCGCAGATGCAGCTGCAGCAGACAATGAAGCTGCCGGACGTTCGCGTTGA
- a CDS encoding ligand-binding sensor domain-containing diguanylate cyclase — protein sequence MRTKQALWQLLPAALFALLIPSLSLAQQFTFRHYGQDDGLRNPDVFSLVEDDSGLLWAATENGLFRYDGSGFRHFGEQDGLGESLVLALHKDSSGRIWAATNDHLYAFIDDRFVAAPTGSAPMQFGAGQRLASIDPQNILFLARGTLMHLQPAISTAQTNLAHWTAAPYIDSAQTAAHPELTHIHNVFVSPDGHTLWLGCDRAICRVRNGHIDIFDTQKGVPAESWVRFFLDRSGTLWARGAHHIRVLLPGETVFRPRDLYDATHDSTYTGSGLIAFAEDPNHRVLTQTCTGIARWNGNGSAWQTFDASNGIPSKDISTILFDRLGSLWFSTRGHGLFRWQGYGEIENWTTAQGLADDVVWPIFRDRQRRVWIADQVQLTQLDDGATRVRVQPAFAKTPLSRIDGITQSSDGSLWLASIAGDVTRFDPATQRTTFRGKLPSIARVFSDSSHRIWFCTRDGLYVIRDTVHPILEKLTDPLVSSDAFADADESPDHTLWFASDNHLYRLAGSTFTEVPLPDRYTRGQIRNIAAASDGTLWVGGGLPSLLHLSIQGSATILNAVSTPDLVSTDIQTVRLDTRGWLWVGCDLGVNVFDGSHWRLLAQRDGLLSNDTDEGAFLADSDGSVWIGVNGGVVHLLRPEHLFPPTPLNVSLKSASLGDIPLNLDGRRNRWHWRDSPLDVTFTSLNYDREDSLLFRYRLDGLESNWSETPAHSLHYPALPPGDYHFLIQAIDPGQQKQSPVVSLAFTVRPPWWRTRLFYLLLALLSFGLSFLIWKLRERTLIRRQRILRQLVAQRTRELETEKAGLLAAREALHRQATRDALTGLWNRSAILDILHHEMERARREGNDLALVLADIDHFKQINDTFGHLAGDAILREAAARMLHNIRSYDFLGRYGGEEFLLILPGLAPGDPHARLSQIQQAISSAPFHDNGRVIAVTSSFGVAWMAPTTASTEDLLRRADEALYRAKASGRDKIIFYEETLNEHDDQLTN from the coding sequence TTGAGAACCAAACAAGCCCTCTGGCAGCTTCTACCTGCCGCCCTGTTCGCGCTTCTCATCCCATCGCTGTCCCTCGCACAGCAGTTCACCTTCCGTCACTATGGACAGGACGACGGCCTGCGCAACCCCGACGTCTTCAGCCTCGTCGAAGACGACTCCGGCCTGCTCTGGGCCGCCACCGAAAACGGGCTCTTCCGCTACGACGGCTCCGGCTTCCGCCACTTCGGCGAGCAGGACGGACTCGGCGAGTCTCTCGTCCTTGCCCTGCACAAAGACTCCTCCGGCCGCATCTGGGCCGCAACCAACGACCATCTCTACGCCTTCATCGACGACCGGTTCGTCGCAGCGCCAACCGGCAGCGCGCCGATGCAGTTCGGAGCCGGCCAGCGCCTCGCCTCCATCGACCCGCAAAACATCCTCTTCCTGGCCCGCGGCACACTGATGCACCTTCAGCCGGCCATCAGCACCGCCCAGACGAACCTCGCTCACTGGACCGCCGCGCCGTACATCGACTCCGCCCAGACCGCCGCCCATCCCGAGCTCACCCACATCCACAACGTCTTCGTCTCGCCCGACGGCCACACTCTCTGGCTGGGCTGCGACCGCGCCATCTGCCGCGTACGGAACGGACACATCGACATCTTCGACACCCAGAAAGGCGTCCCCGCCGAATCCTGGGTTCGCTTCTTCCTCGATCGCAGCGGAACCCTCTGGGCACGCGGTGCGCACCACATCCGCGTGCTGCTTCCCGGCGAGACTGTCTTCCGCCCACGCGACCTCTATGACGCCACGCACGACTCCACCTACACCGGCTCCGGACTGATCGCGTTCGCGGAAGACCCCAACCATCGCGTCCTAACCCAAACCTGCACCGGCATCGCGCGGTGGAATGGAAACGGCTCCGCCTGGCAGACCTTCGACGCCTCCAACGGAATCCCCTCCAAAGACATCAGCACCATCCTCTTTGATCGCCTTGGCTCCCTCTGGTTCAGCACGCGCGGCCACGGCCTCTTCCGCTGGCAGGGCTATGGCGAGATCGAGAACTGGACCACAGCCCAGGGCCTCGCCGACGACGTCGTCTGGCCCATCTTCCGCGACCGCCAGCGCCGCGTCTGGATCGCCGACCAGGTCCAGCTCACCCAGCTCGACGATGGCGCCACGCGCGTCCGCGTCCAGCCAGCCTTCGCCAAAACACCTCTCAGCCGAATCGACGGCATCACTCAGTCGTCCGACGGCTCGCTCTGGCTCGCCAGCATCGCCGGCGACGTCACGCGCTTCGACCCCGCCACACAACGTACCACCTTCCGCGGCAAGCTCCCCAGCATCGCCCGCGTCTTCTCCGACTCCTCGCACCGCATCTGGTTCTGCACCCGCGACGGTCTCTACGTCATCCGCGACACCGTGCACCCCATCCTCGAAAAGCTCACCGACCCGCTCGTCTCCAGCGACGCCTTCGCCGACGCCGACGAATCCCCCGACCACACTCTCTGGTTCGCCTCCGACAACCACCTCTACCGTCTCGCCGGCTCCACCTTCACCGAGGTCCCGCTACCCGACCGTTACACCCGCGGTCAGATCCGCAACATTGCCGCTGCCTCCGACGGCACACTCTGGGTCGGCGGCGGCCTTCCCAGCCTCCTTCACCTGAGCATTCAGGGCAGCGCCACCATCCTCAACGCGGTCTCGACTCCCGACCTCGTCTCCACCGACATTCAGACCGTCCGTCTCGACACCCGCGGCTGGCTCTGGGTCGGCTGCGACCTCGGCGTCAACGTTTTCGACGGCTCCCATTGGCGTCTGCTCGCCCAGCGCGACGGCCTCCTCTCCAACGACACCGACGAAGGCGCCTTCCTCGCCGATTCCGACGGCTCCGTCTGGATCGGCGTCAACGGCGGCGTCGTACATCTCCTCCGCCCCGAGCATCTCTTCCCGCCCACGCCTCTCAACGTCTCGCTCAAATCAGCCAGTCTCGGCGACATCCCCCTCAACCTCGACGGCCGCCGAAACCGCTGGCACTGGCGCGACTCCCCGCTCGACGTCACCTTCACTTCACTCAACTACGACCGCGAGGACTCCCTCCTCTTCCGCTACCGCCTCGACGGCCTGGAGTCCAACTGGAGCGAGACCCCCGCGCACTCGCTGCACTACCCCGCCCTGCCGCCCGGCGACTACCACTTCCTGATCCAGGCCATCGACCCCGGCCAGCAAAAGCAGTCCCCCGTCGTCTCCCTCGCCTTCACCGTGCGCCCGCCCTGGTGGCGCACGCGCCTCTTCTATCTGCTGCTTGCGCTGCTCTCCTTCGGGCTCTCATTTCTCATCTGGAAATTGCGCGAGCGCACGCTCATCCGCAGGCAGCGAATCCTCCGTCAACTCGTCGCTCAGCGCACCCGCGAGCTCGAGACCGAAAAGGCCGGGCTGCTCGCCGCCCGCGAAGCCCTCCACCGCCAGGCAACGCGCGACGCCCTCACCGGCCTCTGGAACCGCTCCGCCATCCTCGATATTCTTCACCACGAGATGGAGCGCGCCCGCCGCGAAGGCAACGACCTCGCCCTCGTTCTCGCCGACATCGACCACTTCAAGCAGATCAACGACACCTTCGGCCACCTCGCCGGCGACGCCATCCTCCGCGAGGCCGCCGCCCGAATGCTGCACAACATCCGCAGCTACGACTTCCTCGGCCGCTACGGCGGCGAGGAGTTCCTCCTCATTCTGCCCGGCCTCGCGCCCGGAGATCCTCACGCCCGCCTTAGCCAGATCCAGCAGGCCATCTCCAGCGCCCCCTTCCACGACAACGGCCGCGTCATCGCCGTCACCTCCAGCTTCGGAGTCGCCTGGATGGCTCCCACCACGGCCTCAACCGAAGACCTCCTCCGCCGCGCCGACGAAGCCCTCTACCGCGCCAAAGCCTCCGGCCGCGACAAGATCATCTTCTACGAGGAGACGCTCAACGAACACGACGACCAACTGACCAACTAA